From Brachionichthys hirsutus isolate HB-005 chromosome 2, CSIRO-AGI_Bhir_v1, whole genome shotgun sequence, one genomic window encodes:
- the LOC137903444 gene encoding N-alpha-acetyltransferase 80 has product MSDPLTPTRSGPENGGEQSVDRCPIPSSDPPTIKNGPAQPENSHVVPIHRRPDLLGPCADLVNSEWQRSQTARVHSLQKSSPEFPVCLVLLQGRRETERLLGHARLSRVMGQSGSLFLESVVVSKAERGRGYGRTLMEETERYAQSRGFKRLCLTTHDKQRFYAHIGYVTSTPVQSAGAMTTFVPVEMLLKFSRMPSDETSTQKQRRTETDVQIPQANGDSGRGVDSPPSSCLPPAPAPPLLPFIPPPHPAIPPPAPPPPLPQSGAQRVALTLTGTPYKDARGVPIYWMHKDI; this is encoded by the exons AT GTCTGACCCGTTAACACCGACCAGATCCGGACCGGAGAATGGAGGTGAGCAGAGCGTGGATCGGTGCCCCATCCCATCATCAGACCCTCCGACTATTAAGAATGGCCCGGCACAACCGGAGAACAGCCATGTGGTCCCCATCCACCGGCGTCCGGACCTGCTGGGACCCTGTGCCGACTTGGTCAACTCCGAGTGGCAGAGGAGCCAGACCGCCCGGGTTCACTCCCTCCAGAAATCAAGTCCAGAGTTCCCCGTCTGCCTGGTTCTCCTGCAGGGCCGTCGAGAGACGGAGCGCTTGCTCGGTCACGCCCGATTGTCCCGGGTCATGGGTCAAAGCGGCAGCCTGTTCCTAGAGTCGGTGGTCGTGTCCAAGGCGGAGCGAGGGAGGGGCTACGGCCGGACCCTGATGGAGGAGACCGAGCGCTACGCCCAAAGCAGAGGATTCAAGCGTCTGTGTCTGACCACCCATGACAAGCAGCGCTTCTACGCCCACATCGGCTACGTGACGTCCACGCCAGTGCAGAGCGCGGGTGCCATGACGACATTTGTTCCCGTGGAGATGCTTCTCAAGTTCTCCAGGATGCCGAGTGACGAAACTAGCACGCAGAAACAAAGACGGACAGAGACGGATGTCCAAATACCTCAAGCAAACGGCGACTCAGGCCGTGGTGTGGACTCTCCTCCGTCGTCTTGTTTACCacctgctcctgctccacctcttCTTCCCTTCATCCCTCCACCTCATCCTGCCATCCCTCCTCCggccccacctcctcctctacctcagTCTGGAGCGCAACGCGTAGCTCTGACTCTGACTGGAACCCCGTACAAAGACGCCCGAGGAGTCCCCATCTACTGGATGCACAAAGACATTTGA